Genomic DNA from bacterium:
TCCACGCCGGCGCCGATCGGCGGCGCCGCGAGGACGCGCCCGTCCTTCGCGTCCACCACCACCATCGTCTTGTTGCCGCAAACCGCGAAGAGGCGCTTCCCGGCGCGGTCGATCGCCAGACCGGACGGCTCCTCGCAGCCGGCCAGCGGCCACGTCGCCTCGACCTTCAGCGTCGCGGCGTCGAAGCGGACCATCGCGTTCTTGTCCTCGATGTTGACGAAGATCTTCCCGCCGTCGGCGACCGCGAACTCGGGCTTCCCGCCGAGCGCGACCGTCCCGACGACGGCGTTCGTC
This window encodes:
- a CDS encoding YncE family protein — protein: TNAVVGTVALGGKPEFAVADGGKIFVNIEDKNAMVRFDAATLKVEATWPLAGCEEPSGLAIDRAGKRLFAVCGNKTMVVVDAKDGRVLAAPPIGAGVDAAAFDSKTGFAFASNGAGSLTIVREERPGKFAVVADVPTQRGARTMALDETTHRVYLPTAEFGAPPAPTAERPHPRPPMVPGTFAILVLQPAK